Proteins encoded by one window of Tunturibacter psychrotolerans:
- a CDS encoding thioredoxin family protein, whose product MNTKLSNIFLAVATMLVPLTVSSLAPATAQSVFMVNRNLYSETANASADIAAAMVTARREHKRIILDFGANWCGDCQVLDYYYRQSPNAELLAKHFLVVHIDTGHVDHNVDVAKKYHVPIAHGIPSLAVIDAHGNLLYAEHEKEFEHTSVEAVTAFLNRWKA is encoded by the coding sequence ATGAATACGAAACTCAGCAATATCTTTCTTGCGGTTGCAACAATGCTGGTGCCGCTCACTGTCAGCTCTCTTGCTCCAGCTACTGCACAGTCCGTCTTCATGGTCAACAGGAACCTCTATTCAGAGACCGCGAACGCCAGCGCCGATATTGCGGCTGCAATGGTCACCGCGCGCCGCGAGCACAAGCGCATCATCCTCGACTTCGGCGCAAACTGGTGCGGTGACTGCCAGGTTCTCGACTACTACTATCGGCAGAGCCCCAATGCAGAGCTTCTCGCGAAACACTTCCTTGTTGTGCATATCGATACCGGGCATGTCGACCACAACGTGGACGTGGCAAAGAAGTATCATGTTCCCATCGCCCATGGCATTCCTTCTCTCGCTGTCATCGACGCTCACGGCAACCTCCTCTACGCCGAACACGAGAAGGAGTTCGAACACACCAGTGTTGAGGCTGTCACTGCCTTCCTCAATCGATGGAAGGCTTAG
- the pstS gene encoding phosphate ABC transporter substrate-binding protein PstS, with protein sequence MRKSADNSCVRLRAGYALCLASTLFVVFTGCKSSSSGGEGQSVELNGAGSTFVYPVMSRWTSAFSNAHSNVRINYQSIGSGGGVQQVKNGTVDFGASDAALNDDQLNGMKPTIQIPESAGPVCITYSLPGLDKPMQLSSDAIAGIFLGKITSWHDPLLVKDNPGVNLPNTKILVSHRTDGSGTTNAFTTYLAAVSPEWQQKVGVGNSVDWPVGIGGKGSEGVTAQVRQTPGAIGYVELTFAQQNKLPVAAVKNLSGKYVLPDTASTTAAIAAFTDQLSKDPRTPIVNAPASAPDAYPISTLTFLIIPKDGPDVAKRTALRNFVQYVITDGQAAAATLNYAPLPEGVKSYDRQQLQQMTAAGQPLP encoded by the coding sequence TTGCGTAAATCTGCCGATAACTCCTGTGTACGACTCCGAGCGGGATATGCTCTCTGTCTGGCATCCACACTTTTTGTTGTCTTCACGGGTTGCAAATCAAGCTCCAGCGGTGGTGAAGGTCAGAGCGTAGAACTCAACGGGGCAGGAAGCACCTTTGTTTATCCCGTAATGTCCCGGTGGACCTCCGCTTTCTCGAACGCGCATTCCAATGTTCGCATCAACTATCAGTCAATAGGCTCAGGCGGCGGCGTACAACAGGTTAAGAACGGCACAGTTGATTTCGGAGCTTCAGATGCCGCACTCAACGACGATCAACTTAATGGCATGAAGCCCACGATCCAGATTCCCGAGTCGGCTGGTCCCGTCTGCATCACCTACTCGTTACCCGGTCTAGACAAGCCAATGCAACTCTCATCGGACGCCATCGCCGGCATCTTTCTCGGTAAGATCACCTCTTGGCATGATCCACTTCTGGTCAAAGACAATCCCGGTGTGAACCTCCCTAATACGAAGATCCTTGTGTCTCACCGTACGGACGGCAGCGGCACGACCAATGCCTTTACTACTTACCTCGCTGCCGTCAGCCCGGAGTGGCAGCAGAAGGTTGGTGTTGGTAACTCAGTCGACTGGCCCGTCGGAATCGGCGGCAAGGGTAGCGAAGGCGTGACAGCGCAGGTTCGTCAAACTCCTGGTGCTATCGGGTACGTTGAGCTCACTTTTGCCCAGCAAAACAAGCTCCCTGTAGCCGCAGTAAAGAACCTTTCCGGCAAATATGTTCTGCCCGACACCGCCAGTACCACGGCTGCCATTGCCGCGTTTACCGATCAACTCTCGAAAGACCCACGGACGCCGATCGTCAACGCCCCGGCTTCAGCTCCAGATGCTTATCCCATCTCCACTCTCACGTTTCTAATCATCCCGAAGGATGGCCCCGACGTGGCCAAGCGTACCGCTCTTAGAAACTTCGTCCAGTACGTCATCACGGATGGTCAGGCTGCTGCAGCGACACTCAACTACGCGCCGCTTCCCGAGGGGGTCAAGAGCTACGATCGGCAACAACTTCAGCAGATGACTGCGGCGGGCCAGCCTCTTCCTTAG
- the mutL gene encoding DNA mismatch repair endonuclease MutL, which produces MGRIRILSDLVANQIAAGEVVERPASVVKELLENSLDAQATRIRIEVEGGGRKLIRIADNGHGMVRDDALLAFERHATSKLRNADDLLSIATLGFRGEALPSIASVSRLQLETRVADEVSGTLVEIAGGNILRVEDAGLPVGTTITLRDLFFNTPARRKFLKSEQTELSHIAALVTHYALVHPTKHFELHSSTQALLVAPAVGNSADRLFQIFGRETSNYMLPTTAELDFTRIGLPEPPPWKREEDYVAPDPGFLRLTGFVSKPELQKLNRNSIYVFVNQRLIRDKLILHALSEAYRNILPPTSYPVVLLYLEMPPQEVDVNVHPAKTEVRFRQPSFVHDFVRDSIRTTLTQARPAASFVTALQNGPHGVSSSLLLDVSPLPGSPDGGDSIPQPVFGATFRPTTFEDGRAEPMGAKGEGAAYFSNGSETAQWDIPNPAEPVKSPTFELAAPIVPPSPGRFAFSGHCIPVGYDSADAESNYESAAPQQADTLTALSTLKPLGQFRDSFILATNDEGLWIIDQHVAHERVLFEKVLHDRDTEQIQRQRLLMPLLVDLLPAQMITFAEIADELERNGFEAEPFGPRTLAVKAAPVGLQGRELEHLLEEILAIPDRNRQTENSEARRRRIAASIACHAAIKINQPLELSKIEWLLDALGKTEHPTACPHGRPIALRYSHKDIQKAFQRI; this is translated from the coding sequence ATGGGCCGCATTCGTATCCTCTCCGACCTCGTGGCGAATCAGATCGCCGCCGGCGAAGTCGTCGAACGCCCGGCATCCGTGGTAAAGGAGCTCCTCGAAAACTCGCTGGACGCTCAAGCAACCCGCATCCGCATCGAGGTCGAGGGCGGTGGCCGAAAACTCATTCGAATAGCCGACAATGGCCACGGGATGGTGCGGGACGACGCCCTCCTTGCTTTTGAGCGCCACGCCACCTCTAAGCTTCGCAATGCGGACGATCTCCTCTCCATCGCGACTCTTGGCTTTCGTGGGGAAGCCCTGCCTTCAATTGCCAGTGTCTCCCGCCTGCAACTGGAAACTCGCGTTGCGGACGAGGTCTCGGGGACTCTGGTTGAGATTGCCGGGGGAAATATTCTTCGCGTCGAAGATGCTGGCCTTCCAGTCGGCACAACCATCACTCTTCGCGACCTCTTCTTCAATACACCCGCTCGTCGTAAATTCCTTAAGTCCGAACAGACTGAGCTATCGCACATTGCTGCTCTCGTCACGCATTATGCCCTCGTACATCCCACAAAACACTTTGAGCTTCACTCCTCCACGCAGGCTCTCCTTGTCGCCCCAGCTGTTGGCAACAGCGCAGATCGACTCTTCCAGATCTTCGGCAGAGAGACCAGCAACTACATGCTCCCCACTACGGCCGAACTTGATTTCACTCGCATCGGTCTGCCCGAGCCCCCTCCCTGGAAGCGCGAAGAGGACTACGTTGCACCCGACCCTGGTTTTCTTCGTCTCACTGGCTTCGTCTCCAAACCCGAGTTGCAGAAGCTCAACCGCAACTCAATTTATGTTTTCGTCAATCAACGCCTGATCCGCGACAAGCTCATCCTCCATGCACTCTCGGAGGCTTACCGCAACATTCTTCCTCCCACTTCTTACCCCGTGGTTCTTCTCTACCTTGAGATGCCGCCTCAAGAGGTTGACGTCAATGTTCATCCGGCAAAGACGGAGGTGCGGTTCCGCCAACCAAGCTTCGTCCATGATTTCGTCCGAGACAGCATTCGTACCACGCTCACTCAGGCGCGTCCCGCTGCAAGCTTCGTTACCGCACTCCAGAATGGCCCGCACGGTGTATCGAGTTCACTCCTCCTGGATGTGAGTCCACTTCCGGGCTCTCCGGACGGCGGGGACTCCATCCCCCAGCCGGTCTTTGGCGCAACCTTCCGACCTACGACATTTGAAGACGGTCGCGCTGAGCCTATGGGTGCTAAAGGGGAAGGAGCTGCCTATTTCTCAAATGGTTCTGAAACCGCCCAGTGGGATATTCCAAACCCCGCTGAGCCCGTAAAGTCCCCCACCTTCGAACTTGCCGCGCCGATCGTTCCACCCTCCCCAGGGCGCTTTGCCTTTTCCGGACACTGTATCCCTGTCGGTTATGATTCCGCGGACGCTGAATCCAATTACGAATCAGCGGCGCCACAGCAAGCAGATACACTCACCGCTCTTTCGACCCTCAAGCCCCTGGGTCAGTTCCGAGACTCCTTTATCCTTGCTACTAACGATGAGGGTCTGTGGATCATCGACCAGCATGTGGCTCATGAACGCGTTTTATTTGAAAAAGTCCTGCACGACCGCGATACAGAACAGATCCAACGTCAGCGCCTCCTCATGCCGCTCCTGGTCGACTTGCTGCCAGCGCAGATGATCACCTTTGCCGAAATTGCCGATGAGTTGGAACGCAATGGTTTTGAAGCTGAACCCTTTGGTCCCCGCACTCTCGCGGTCAAAGCCGCTCCAGTAGGTCTCCAAGGTCGCGAGCTCGAACACCTGCTCGAAGAGATTCTGGCCATTCCGGACCGGAATCGGCAGACCGAGAACTCAGAAGCGCGCCGTCGCCGCATTGCGGCTTCGATTGCGTGCCATGCCGCCATCAAGATCAATCAGCCGCTTGAACTTTCGAAGATCGAATGGCTGCTCGATGCCCTGGGAAAAACCGAACACCCCACAGCTTGTCCCCATGGCAGGCCTATTGCGTTGCGTTATTCCCACAAAGACATACAAAAGGCATTTCAACGCATTTGA
- the cmk gene encoding (d)CMP kinase: protein MTQPHQDSAATSQPETKKRERPIIAIDGPAGAGKSTLAAHLARRFGFLNLETGAMYRALALKAIENDYDFDEEAPLMALAAQTRITLEPQLDGNRVLLDGMDVSRRIRETDVTSAASKVSVHPHLRAWMVQEQRTLGEAGGVVMEGRDIGTAVFPDAEVKIFLDAAPEVRGSRRYRQAAPRSPALEATREQNSARQTSDPVTAEQQRLDEEVILRELKDRDYRDRNRAESPLRPAADAVILDSTAMTLDEVLLQAEKIVRSHLKHEPA, encoded by the coding sequence ATGACCCAGCCGCACCAAGACTCTGCCGCTACATCACAGCCTGAAACAAAAAAACGCGAGCGCCCCATCATTGCCATCGACGGGCCTGCCGGTGCCGGCAAGAGCACCCTTGCTGCTCACCTGGCCCGTCGCTTCGGTTTCCTTAATCTCGAGACAGGAGCCATGTACCGTGCTCTTGCCCTAAAAGCGATCGAGAACGACTACGATTTTGATGAAGAAGCTCCCCTGATGGCTCTTGCCGCCCAAACCCGCATTACCCTCGAGCCTCAACTAGACGGTAATCGGGTCCTGCTGGACGGCATGGACGTCTCCCGCCGCATCCGCGAGACGGACGTCACCTCCGCCGCCTCCAAGGTATCCGTCCATCCGCACCTTCGCGCTTGGATGGTCCAGGAGCAGCGCACTCTGGGTGAGGCCGGCGGAGTCGTTATGGAGGGCCGCGACATCGGCACCGCCGTCTTCCCGGACGCCGAGGTCAAGATCTTCCTCGACGCTGCTCCCGAGGTTCGCGGTAGCCGCCGATACCGCCAAGCTGCTCCGCGCTCGCCTGCTCTCGAAGCGACTCGGGAGCAGAATTCGGCGCGCCAAACATCAGATCCAGTGACCGCAGAACAGCAGCGACTCGACGAAGAAGTCATTCTGCGCGAGCTGAAAGATCGCGACTATCGCGATCGCAACCGGGCCGAGTCACCCCTTAGACCTGCCGCCGACGCAGTTATCCTCGACTCTACCGCGATGACTCTCGACGAGGTCCTTCTACAGGCCGAAAAGATCGTCCGCTCACATCTAAAGCATGAACCTGCGTGA
- a CDS encoding sensor domain-containing diguanylate cyclase — protein sequence MDIVKSVGEASLDVEVNDCAAAEIPNAHTQSKPLHWGHLTATFLVLLLFSWLGIVLSRQSDGVATIWFTNGLLFALVVARPKNTWIPYFIAGFLADTLADVIYGDPLRLSIGVAVANSVEVIISSVLLTRWFGSPLQLTKRLPLLGFLGIAVVGATALTSALGASWTLLFVNAGPWWMLFRTWYLGDVLGMAIIAPLVFILQRPGFFTMLQSQQLPRTLLLLLVPAAATALVFSHSKDPLIFFIFPALLLVTFRLGFPGTVLAVFVIALISIWFTVTGHGPLMLITGTNLLHKIVIEQIFLAVALFTFFPVAALLEERKALEISLQKSELRYRELANADALTGLANRRAFDERLEEAWNWATRNEQSLALLLIDVDLFKAYNDLYGHVGGDECLRCIAKVIASALQGRAEIAARFGGEEFAVILPNTTVETAVQVAEDVRHAVAGMKVPHSGNQLGIQTISVGVAAGVPHRNAAAISLLTASDHALYRAKYLGRNRVESAAAVINRTEMSTADSTA from the coding sequence ATGGACATAGTCAAAAGTGTTGGCGAAGCGTCGCTCGATGTGGAGGTAAATGATTGTGCTGCCGCTGAGATCCCAAATGCTCATACACAGTCCAAGCCCCTTCATTGGGGACATCTGACTGCGACATTCTTAGTTCTGCTTTTGTTTTCCTGGCTGGGAATCGTGCTTTCGCGACAATCTGACGGTGTCGCGACGATCTGGTTCACCAACGGACTTTTGTTTGCGCTAGTGGTAGCGCGACCGAAAAACACCTGGATTCCTTATTTTATTGCGGGTTTCCTGGCCGATACGTTGGCCGATGTGATTTATGGGGATCCGCTGCGGCTGTCAATCGGCGTGGCGGTCGCCAACTCCGTGGAAGTGATCATTTCGTCTGTGCTGTTGACGCGGTGGTTCGGCAGTCCTCTGCAGCTAACCAAACGCCTTCCGTTGCTGGGCTTTCTTGGAATCGCGGTGGTGGGTGCGACAGCGCTGACCAGTGCCCTGGGAGCTTCGTGGACTTTGCTCTTTGTAAACGCAGGCCCCTGGTGGATGCTGTTTCGCACCTGGTATCTCGGGGATGTCCTGGGTATGGCCATCATTGCGCCATTGGTCTTCATTCTGCAGCGACCAGGCTTTTTCACAATGCTGCAAAGTCAGCAACTACCGAGGACACTGTTGTTACTGTTGGTGCCGGCTGCCGCGACGGCACTGGTGTTTAGTCACAGCAAGGACCCGCTAATTTTCTTTATCTTTCCCGCGCTGTTGCTCGTAACGTTCCGATTGGGCTTTCCGGGCACTGTGCTCGCCGTGTTTGTGATTGCGCTGATCTCGATCTGGTTCACAGTTACCGGACATGGTCCATTAATGCTGATCACCGGGACAAATCTGCTCCACAAGATTGTGATTGAGCAGATCTTTCTTGCGGTAGCCCTTTTCACGTTCTTCCCGGTAGCTGCCCTGCTTGAGGAACGAAAAGCACTCGAAATATCGCTGCAGAAGAGCGAACTGCGATATCGCGAGTTGGCTAACGCGGATGCATTGACGGGACTAGCGAACCGCAGAGCTTTCGATGAAAGGTTGGAGGAGGCCTGGAATTGGGCGACTCGCAACGAGCAATCGTTGGCGCTGCTACTGATCGATGTGGATCTTTTCAAAGCCTATAACGACCTCTACGGACATGTCGGTGGAGATGAGTGTCTGCGCTGCATCGCGAAAGTGATTGCGAGCGCACTACAAGGTAGAGCTGAAATTGCCGCGAGGTTTGGAGGCGAAGAGTTCGCCGTCATCCTTCCGAACACGACTGTGGAAACCGCGGTGCAAGTCGCCGAAGACGTCCGGCATGCGGTGGCTGGCATGAAGGTACCGCACTCGGGAAATCAACTTGGGATCCAAACAATCAGTGTAGGAGTAGCGGCCGGAGTACCGCACCGGAACGCCGCGGCAATATCTTTGCTCACAGCCTCCGATCACGCGTTGTATCGTGCGAAGTATTTGGGACGTAACCGGGTGGAGTCTGCAGCTGCCGTAATAAATCGAACCGAGATGTCCACTGCGGATTCAACGGCTTGA
- the pyk gene encoding pyruvate kinase: MPDVAPFIAMERGRRAKIVATLGPASNTPEVFRQLVRAGLDVARLNFSHGSHDQKAELIRMVRTISKEERKPICILADLQGPKIRTGKLKGHKPVQLVAGKRLTITPREIEGNAALVGTTFKTLAENLERGSRILLSDGLIELHVESVKGVDVVCEIVNGGMLGENKGINLPGIAVNVPSLTEKDEEDLIFAIAQGVDTVAVSFVRTADDVRHVKNRLAALKSDAWVVAKLEKPQAIEHLDSILEVTDAIMVARGDLGVEVPPEKVPALQKHIIRRAAEFRKPVITATQMLESMIDNPRPTRAEASDVANAIYDGTDSVMLSAESAAGKYPVEAVAMMAKIITETEHQIRLDPRPALGHHPSVRLSIAETICECMSHAADDLDVAAIAIFTESGMTARLLSKYHPEPPIFALSPFEKVINRCMLLWGTYPILCARFRDTDKLVNMAEQILETQGHVHQRQIVGIVAGTRTKSGATNFMRLHMVGDRDTETPKSRSVARKRSK; encoded by the coding sequence ATGCCCGACGTTGCCCCCTTTATCGCAATGGAACGAGGCCGCCGCGCCAAGATTGTGGCCACGCTCGGTCCCGCTTCAAACACCCCTGAGGTCTTCCGCCAACTCGTACGGGCTGGTCTTGACGTCGCTCGCCTCAATTTCTCCCACGGCAGCCACGATCAAAAGGCCGAACTTATCCGCATGGTCCGCACGATCTCTAAAGAGGAGCGCAAGCCCATCTGCATCCTGGCCGATCTGCAGGGTCCCAAGATTCGCACAGGCAAGCTCAAGGGACACAAGCCGGTCCAACTGGTCGCGGGCAAACGCCTAACTATCACCCCGCGCGAGATCGAAGGCAATGCTGCACTCGTCGGCACCACTTTTAAGACACTCGCTGAAAACCTCGAGCGGGGTTCGCGAATCTTGCTTTCCGACGGCCTTATTGAGCTGCATGTCGAGTCCGTCAAAGGAGTTGACGTTGTTTGCGAGATCGTCAACGGAGGCATGCTCGGCGAAAATAAGGGAATTAACCTTCCTGGCATCGCGGTCAACGTTCCGTCTCTCACGGAAAAGGACGAAGAGGACCTTATCTTTGCCATCGCTCAGGGAGTAGATACGGTCGCTGTCTCTTTCGTTCGGACGGCCGATGACGTCCGCCATGTGAAGAATCGTCTGGCCGCTCTCAAATCTGACGCATGGGTCGTCGCCAAACTCGAAAAACCACAGGCCATCGAGCATCTGGATAGCATTCTTGAAGTCACCGATGCCATCATGGTCGCCCGTGGCGACTTAGGCGTCGAGGTTCCACCAGAGAAGGTTCCAGCTCTTCAGAAGCACATCATTCGGCGCGCCGCGGAGTTCCGAAAGCCCGTTATCACCGCGACGCAGATGCTAGAGTCGATGATCGACAACCCGCGCCCCACCCGCGCCGAGGCGTCAGACGTCGCCAACGCCATCTACGACGGCACTGACTCCGTTATGCTCTCAGCCGAGAGCGCAGCTGGTAAATACCCCGTAGAAGCCGTTGCCATGATGGCAAAGATTATCACCGAGACCGAGCACCAGATCCGCCTCGATCCTCGTCCTGCGCTTGGCCATCACCCTAGTGTCCGCCTCTCCATCGCGGAGACTATTTGCGAGTGTATGTCCCACGCGGCGGACGACCTCGACGTGGCAGCTATCGCTATCTTTACCGAAAGCGGCATGACCGCTCGGCTTCTCTCCAAGTATCACCCTGAACCGCCCATCTTCGCGCTCTCGCCCTTTGAGAAGGTCATCAATCGCTGCATGCTTCTGTGGGGCACTTATCCCATCCTGTGCGCTCGCTTTCGCGATACAGACAAGCTCGTCAACATGGCTGAACAGATCCTCGAAACGCAAGGCCATGTTCACCAGCGCCAGATCGTCGGTATTGTCGCCGGGACTCGAACCAAATCTGGTGCGACGAACTTCATGCGCCTCCATATGGTCGGCGACCGCGATACTGAAACCCCCAAATCCAGGTCGGTAGCCAGGAAAAGAAGCAAATGA
- a CDS encoding cold-shock protein — MEQGTVKWFNDAKGFGFISRQNGEDVFVHYSAINSNGFKSLQEGQAVQFNVVKGPKGWQASDVQPL, encoded by the coding sequence ATGGAACAAGGAACAGTTAAGTGGTTTAACGATGCCAAGGGGTTTGGCTTTATCAGCCGTCAGAACGGCGAGGATGTATTCGTACACTACTCGGCGATCAATTCGAACGGTTTCAAGAGCCTTCAAGAGGGCCAGGCTGTACAGTTCAACGTGGTAAAGGGACCCAAGGGTTGGCAGGCGTCTGACGTTCAGCCTCTCTAG
- a CDS encoding VWA domain-containing protein — translation MITRQLLRPVLVAVVLFMPSLSVPGHSEQQKTAPPDGSPSTAVPTIAVDARLVNLPVVVRDKKGALIQNLNKDDFTLQVDGKPQAIRYFDKDMNLPLTLGLLVDTSQSQRSVLGEERTASSTFLDQMLTNPKDQAFIIQFARQTELLQDLTTSRPLLQKALKEIDSPGASSTDDDTDTRSRARGGTVLYDALFLASDELMSKQTGRKALVILSDGVDRNSKENLVRSIEAAQRADTIIYAIYFKGEESHPQNYNPQHGRSGYPGGGFPGGGYPGGGYPGGRGGYPGGGNGGGNGGNYPSQSHVDGKKILERMAQETGGRLFEVKKNQDVAQIYNQIAEELRAQYRLGYTPTQEAASNGYHQVAVDLHQKGLVIQTRDGYYGGK, via the coding sequence ATGATCACCCGCCAATTGCTCCGGCCCGTTCTAGTGGCCGTTGTCCTATTCATGCCTAGCCTCTCCGTTCCAGGCCACAGCGAACAGCAAAAAACAGCTCCGCCTGATGGGTCGCCCTCCACCGCGGTACCGACGATCGCCGTCGACGCCCGCCTGGTCAATCTCCCGGTTGTCGTCCGGGACAAGAAAGGAGCGCTCATCCAGAATCTTAATAAGGACGACTTTACCCTTCAGGTGGACGGCAAACCACAGGCCATCCGCTACTTCGATAAGGATATGAACCTCCCGCTAACCTTGGGTCTGCTCGTAGACACGAGCCAATCCCAACGCAGCGTCCTCGGCGAAGAGCGTACCGCCAGCAGCACCTTCCTCGACCAGATGCTGACCAACCCGAAGGATCAGGCCTTTATCATCCAGTTTGCGCGTCAAACCGAGTTGTTGCAGGATTTGACGACGTCCCGTCCGCTCCTCCAGAAGGCGCTCAAAGAAATCGACAGCCCGGGTGCATCCTCGACCGACGACGACACCGACACCCGGAGTCGCGCTCGCGGAGGCACGGTTCTCTACGACGCTCTGTTTCTTGCCTCAGACGAACTGATGAGCAAGCAGACTGGCCGCAAGGCTCTCGTCATCCTCTCCGATGGAGTCGACCGAAACAGTAAGGAGAATCTCGTACGCTCCATCGAAGCCGCCCAACGAGCCGATACCATCATTTACGCCATTTATTTCAAAGGCGAGGAGTCCCATCCACAGAACTACAACCCTCAGCACGGGCGTAGCGGTTATCCTGGGGGTGGTTTTCCTGGAGGTGGATATCCTGGCGGTGGCTACCCAGGTGGCCGTGGGGGATATCCAGGGGGAGGTAATGGTGGGGGTAATGGAGGCAATTATCCGAGCCAGAGTCACGTTGACGGTAAGAAGATCCTAGAACGCATGGCTCAGGAGACCGGTGGGCGCCTCTTTGAAGTAAAGAAGAATCAGGATGTCGCCCAGATCTACAACCAGATAGCTGAAGAACTCCGAGCACAATACCGCCTCGGTTATACCCCCACTCAGGAGGCAGCGTCCAACGGCTACCATCAGGTTGCAGTGGACCTACATCAGAAAGGTCTGGTTATTCAGACCCGTGATGGTTACTACGGCGGAAAGTGA
- a CDS encoding YihY/virulence factor BrkB family protein — protein MRRLLRLPGILHGTLLRAMRHDSLNLAQSTAYSAIVTLFPALIVAAAMISMVPDTAPLRYQFSIFFDRILPPDVSPLLQSYFVSSPETARSTHALSVAFLVSLTGASSVLATIMEGLRRANDLPVNCWTFWQRRLRALVLVPLSLIPFALSSVLVVFGHFITTWLAVHITPSARTPVYIFALLIRWSVALTGSIGITALIYHMGTPMQQSWKRTLPGAFVSTAMWFLATVIFGWYVTRFANYSQVYGSLGAGIALLFWLYIISLCVLCGAEFNAEFHSRFFHPHSRPPTPNNIAPG, from the coding sequence ATGAGGAGACTCCTTCGTCTTCCCGGGATCCTTCACGGAACATTGCTCCGCGCGATGAGGCACGACAGCCTCAACCTCGCCCAGTCCACCGCCTACTCCGCGATCGTCACGCTCTTCCCGGCGCTCATTGTCGCCGCCGCGATGATCAGTATGGTTCCTGATACCGCGCCGCTGCGTTACCAGTTCTCCATCTTTTTCGATCGCATCCTCCCCCCGGACGTCAGCCCCCTCCTTCAGAGCTACTTCGTCTCCTCGCCGGAAACCGCCCGTTCCACGCATGCTCTCAGCGTCGCGTTCCTGGTCAGCCTCACAGGAGCCTCAAGTGTTCTCGCCACAATTATGGAGGGGCTCCGCCGTGCCAATGACCTTCCTGTTAATTGTTGGACTTTTTGGCAGCGCCGCCTTCGCGCTCTCGTGTTGGTTCCACTCTCACTAATACCTTTTGCTCTGTCCAGCGTTCTCGTGGTCTTCGGTCACTTCATCACGACCTGGCTCGCTGTGCACATTACTCCTTCTGCCCGCACTCCGGTCTATATCTTCGCGCTTCTCATCCGTTGGAGCGTCGCACTCACCGGCAGCATTGGCATCACGGCCCTGATCTATCACATGGGAACGCCTATGCAGCAGTCTTGGAAGCGCACCCTTCCCGGCGCTTTCGTCTCAACAGCCATGTGGTTCCTCGCGACGGTCATCTTTGGCTGGTACGTCACGCGCTTCGCCAACTACTCCCAGGTTTATGGATCACTCGGCGCCGGCATTGCGCTGCTCTTCTGGCTTTACATCATCTCGCTCTGCGTTCTTTGCGGAGCCGAGTTCAATGCCGAGTTCCACTCTCGTTTTTTTCACCCTCATTCCCGGCCCCCTACGCCAAATAACATCGCACCCGGTTAG
- a CDS encoding PEP-CTERM sorting domain-containing protein, with protein MKHRTLGLCILALVTLAISSTAHADTFDFSFSGILFSGSGTFTATEEGATDVYDVTGATGTIRDWAGSSNISSLVGLNNFNGNDNKLIFSGVASPFFLPTKFFDANGVSFALADGDVINVNDSRGSGYAVIGAPKGLALPEVATIGIVKNSPVPEPSSLALFGTGIFGIAGAIRLKLRFG; from the coding sequence ATGAAACACAGAACACTGGGACTTTGCATTCTTGCCTTGGTTACTCTCGCAATTTCTTCCACTGCTCACGCCGACACCTTCGATTTCAGTTTTTCGGGTATCCTCTTCTCCGGCTCAGGTACATTCACGGCAACAGAGGAAGGCGCTACAGACGTTTATGACGTAACTGGCGCCACAGGTACTATCCGAGATTGGGCGGGATCTTCGAACATTTCATCACTTGTCGGACTGAACAACTTCAACGGCAACGACAACAAGTTGATCTTTTCTGGCGTCGCCTCTCCATTCTTCTTGCCCACTAAGTTTTTTGACGCCAACGGCGTGTCTTTTGCTCTCGCCGACGGGGACGTTATTAATGTGAACGATTCCAGGGGATCCGGATATGCAGTGATAGGCGCGCCGAAAGGACTCGCCCTTCCCGAGGTCGCCACCATCGGCATCGTTAAAAATTCTCCAGTTCCTGAGCCCAGCAGCCTTGCGCTGTTTGGTACAGGCATCTTTGGTATCGCTGGCGCCATACGCCTCAAGTTGCGTTTTGGCTGA